In the genome of Bacteroidales bacterium, one region contains:
- a CDS encoding chemotaxis protein CheB codes for MAKIKYIVIGGSAGSFKVVTEIIDAIPKNFPFTVILALHRLKHIKNGFVEAFAPKSELPVIEPNDKDPISEKKIYIAPANYHLYIEPDKTFALSVEESVNHSRPSIDLTLSSAGHSLKDKVIGIMLSGANKDGAVGLKHIKENGGITIVQCPEDSMVRTMPDAAIKEANPEKILTSQQIIEYIVNLKK; via the coding sequence ATGGCTAAAATCAAATACATAGTAATAGGCGGTTCTGCCGGAAGCTTTAAGGTTGTAACGGAAATAATTGATGCAATACCAAAGAACTTTCCGTTTACTGTAATTTTAGCTCTACATAGATTAAAGCATATCAAAAACGGTTTTGTAGAGGCATTTGCTCCAAAATCAGAGCTGCCGGTTATTGAACCTAATGATAAAGACCCTATTTCAGAAAAGAAAATTTATATTGCCCCTGCAAATTATCATCTTTACATTGAACCCGACAAAACATTTGCCCTTTCTGTTGAAGAATCTGTAAATCATTCTCGCCCCTCAATTGATTTAACCCTAAGTTCTGCAGGACATTCTTTAAAAGATAAAGTTATAGGAATTATGCTTTCGGGAGCAAATAAAGACGGAGCTGTCGGGCTCAAACACATTAAAGAAAACGGAGGAATAACAATTGTTCAATGCCCGGAAGATTCCATGGTAAGAACAATGCCTGACGCTGCAATAAAAGAAGCAAATCCTGAAAAAATATTAACTTCGCAGCAAATTATTGAATATATAGTAAACCTAAAAAAATAA
- the nadC gene encoding carboxylating nicotinate-nucleotide diphosphorylase, which produces MNTFINQLIDLAIAEDIGDGDHTSLSCIPKDAQGQVQLLVKEAGILAGVEITKKIIKKIDSDLKMEIFLKDGTKIKPGDIAFKISGKVMSILQAERLLLNFMQRMSGIATQTAVYADLIKDLPTKVLDTRKTTPGLRHIEKIAVEIGGGTNHRMGLYDMIMLKDNHIDFAGGIKSAINKANEYLKTKNKDIKIEVEVRNFKELQQVPDTGNVHRIMLDNFTVEDTKKAVKMIGGKYETESSGGITLKTLRAYAECGVDFISVGALTHQIKSLDLSLKAI; this is translated from the coding sequence ATGAACACGTTTATAAACCAATTGATAGATCTAGCAATTGCTGAAGATATCGGCGACGGAGACCACACTTCTTTATCCTGTATTCCAAAAGATGCACAAGGACAGGTACAACTTCTCGTGAAGGAAGCAGGGATTTTAGCAGGTGTTGAGATTACAAAAAAAATAATTAAAAAAATTGACTCTGATCTTAAAATGGAAATCTTTCTAAAAGACGGAACAAAAATAAAACCCGGAGATATTGCATTTAAAATTTCCGGAAAAGTAATGTCTATACTTCAAGCAGAAAGACTGTTACTGAACTTTATGCAACGAATGAGCGGGATTGCAACGCAAACAGCAGTTTATGCAGATTTAATAAAAGATTTACCGACAAAAGTCTTGGATACAAGAAAAACGACCCCGGGACTTCGGCATATCGAAAAAATTGCCGTAGAAATCGGAGGAGGAACAAATCACCGAATGGGACTTTATGATATGATAATGTTAAAAGACAACCATATTGACTTTGCAGGAGGAATAAAATCGGCAATTAATAAAGCAAATGAGTATTTGAAAACAAAAAATAAAGATATAAAAATAGAAGTAGAAGTCAGAAATTTTAAAGAATTGCAACAAGTTCCGGACACAGGAAATGTACACAGAATAATGCTGGATAATTTTACCGTTGAAGACACAAAAAAAGCGGTGAAAATGATTGGCGGAAAATACGAAACAGAATCCTCCGGAGGTATAACATTAAAAACACTGCGAGCTTATGCCGAATGCGGTGTTGACTTTATATCGGTCGGAGCATTAACACATCAAATAAAAAGTTTAGATTTAAGTTTAAAAGCAATTTAA
- the lpdA gene encoding dihydrolipoyl dehydrogenase: MDYDVIIIGSGPGGYVAAIRASQLGFKTAVVERTELGGICLNWGCIPTKSLLKSAQVYEYAKHAENFGIEITDVKPNFNKIIERSRKVSAQMNKGVEYLFKKNKITLIQGFGKLAGNKTIEVTNNNEKTENYTATHIILATGSRSRELPNLKQDGKYIIGYREALTLNKQPESMIVVGSGAIGTELAYFYNAIGTQVTLVEYMPNIVPLEDKDVSAQLGRSLKKAKIKVMVKSSVDKVEIKNGKCVATINSKGKEIQLESDIVLSAVGIIPNIENIGIEETGIELENGKIKVDNFYRTNIDGIYAIGDIVHGPALAHVASAEGITCVESIAGKNSEAVDYENIPGAVYTTPEVASVGLTEDDAAKKGYELKIGKFPFRASGKAASAGNQDGFIKLIFDAKTDLLLGAHMVGLNVTEMIAEIVVAKKLGVKAHDIIKSIHPHPTMSEAIMEAAAAAYDEAIHI; encoded by the coding sequence ATGGATTACGACGTAATAATAATCGGCAGCGGTCCCGGCGGATATGTTGCTGCAATAAGAGCATCACAGCTCGGGTTTAAAACAGCAGTTGTCGAACGAACTGAACTCGGAGGCATTTGTCTTAACTGGGGCTGTATTCCTACAAAATCACTTTTAAAAAGTGCACAAGTATATGAATATGCAAAACATGCTGAAAATTTCGGTATTGAAATTACGGATGTCAAACCGAACTTCAATAAAATAATTGAAAGAAGCAGAAAAGTTTCTGCACAAATGAATAAGGGCGTTGAGTATTTATTCAAAAAAAACAAGATTACTCTTATTCAGGGTTTCGGAAAACTTGCAGGAAATAAAACAATAGAAGTTACGAATAACAACGAAAAAACAGAAAATTATACGGCAACACACATTATTCTGGCAACCGGCTCGCGTTCTCGAGAACTTCCGAACTTAAAACAAGACGGAAAATATATAATCGGGTATCGAGAGGCTTTAACTTTAAACAAACAACCCGAAAGCATGATAGTTGTCGGCTCAGGAGCAATAGGAACAGAGCTTGCATATTTTTATAATGCAATAGGAACACAGGTTACATTAGTTGAATATATGCCTAATATTGTTCCTCTCGAAGACAAAGATGTATCGGCTCAATTAGGACGTTCTTTAAAGAAAGCAAAAATTAAAGTAATGGTTAAATCCTCTGTCGATAAAGTTGAAATAAAAAATGGCAAATGTGTTGCAACAATTAATTCCAAAGGAAAGGAAATACAACTTGAATCGGATATTGTACTTTCGGCTGTAGGCATTATTCCCAATATTGAAAATATAGGAATTGAGGAAACCGGCATTGAACTTGAAAACGGAAAAATAAAAGTTGATAATTTTTACAGAACAAACATTGACGGTATATATGCAATAGGCGACATAGTACACGGACCTGCACTTGCCCATGTTGCTTCTGCCGAAGGCATAACTTGTGTAGAAAGTATTGCCGGCAAAAACTCGGAAGCTGTTGACTATGAAAACATTCCCGGAGCTGTTTACACAACACCCGAAGTTGCATCCGTGGGTTTAACCGAAGATGATGCTGCAAAAAAAGGTTATGAATTAAAAATTGGGAAGTTCCCTTTCAGAGCATCAGGCAAAGCTGCATCAGCAGGAAATCAAGACGGATTTATTAAGCTTATCTTTGATGCAAAAACAGATTTGCTTCTCGGAGCTCATATGGTTGGGTTAAATGTTACCGAAATGATAGCTGAAATTGTTGTTGCAAAAAAGTTGGGAGTAAAAGCACATGATATTATAAAATCAATTCATCCGCATCCCACAATGTCGGAGGCTATTATGGAGGCTGCTGCTGCTGCGTATGATGAAGCTATACACATATAA
- the pnuC gene encoding nicotinamide riboside transporter PnuC: MSLIDFFTEPYNNSTTLNISLEFIAALFGVISVLFAKKENILVFPSGIISTGLYVFLLFQWSLYGDLIINIYYTLMSIYGWYMWSKIVDGKNNHISVSKSDKKDKLKAFGIFMFTSFFVIAVYRYYNVIPNDLSFGETINYAFSKITSGSLAEFRKATPFLDTFTTGAAFAAMWLMANKKLENWIFWIAVNIVSIPLYFVKGYGFTGIQYVIFLVLAIYGYKEWSGKYKKTAT, encoded by the coding sequence ATGAGCTTAATTGATTTTTTTACCGAACCGTATAATAATTCGACAACACTTAATATTTCATTAGAATTTATTGCTGCGTTATTCGGAGTAATAAGTGTGCTTTTTGCAAAAAAAGAAAACATTCTCGTTTTTCCTTCGGGTATCATAAGCACGGGTTTATATGTGTTCCTTTTATTTCAATGGAGCCTGTACGGTGATTTAATTATTAATATTTATTATACCTTAATGAGCATTTACGGATGGTATATGTGGAGCAAAATAGTTGACGGTAAAAATAATCATATATCCGTTTCAAAATCTGATAAAAAAGATAAGCTTAAAGCATTCGGTATTTTTATGTTTACGTCTTTTTTTGTGATTGCAGTTTACAGATATTATAATGTTATACCTAATGATTTAAGTTTTGGAGAAACTATTAATTATGCTTTTTCAAAAATTACATCCGGCAGTTTAGCGGAATTCAGAAAAGCGACACCTTTTTTAGATACTTTTACGACAGGAGCAGCTTTTGCTGCAATGTGGCTAATGGCAAACAAAAAACTTGAAAACTGGATATTTTGGATTGCAGTAAATATAGTTTCTATTCCCTTGTATTTTGTTAAAGGATACGGCTTTACAGGAATCCAATATGTAATATTTTTAGTGTTGGCAATTTACGGTTATAAAGAGTGGTCCGGAAAATATAAAAAGACAGCAACCTAA